The following coding sequences lie in one Populus trichocarpa isolate Nisqually-1 chromosome 14, P.trichocarpa_v4.1, whole genome shotgun sequence genomic window:
- the LOC7494115 gene encoding 3-methyl-2-oxobutanoate hydroxymethyltransferase 1, mitochondrial, which translates to MGLLTYLTKSSSTLKPTTLLRHLRFMSNVPENTVYGGPKPQNPHQRVTLTHLKQKHKKGDPITVVTAYDYPSAVHLDTAGIDVCLVGDSASMVVHGHDTTLPISLDEMLVHCRAVARGAKRPLLVGDLPFGTYESSSNQAVDTAVRILKEGGMDAIKLEGGSPSRITAAKAIVEAGIAVMGHVGLTPQAISVLGGFRPQGKNIASAVKVVETALALQEAGCFSVVLECVPAPVAAAATSALKIPTIGIGAGPFCSGQVLVYHDLLGMMQHPHHAKVTPKFCKQYAHVGDVINKALVEYKEEVANGSFPGPAHSPYKISETEINGFMSELQKLGLDKAAASTAAAAEKIKMSVSSNGPAND; encoded by the exons ATGGGTTTACTCACTTACCTCACCAAATCCTCTTCCACTCTCAAACCCACAACTCTTCTCCGCCACCTCCGCTTCATGAGCAACGTCCCTGAAAACACCGTCTACGGCGGACCGAAGCCACAAAACCCACACCAAAGAGTAACACTAACCCATTTAaagcaaaaacacaaaaagggtGATCCGATAACTGTTGTGACTGCCTATGACTACCCTTCTGCGGTCCACTTAGACACAGCAGGTATCGATGTTTGTTTAGTTGGTGACTCCGCTTCCATGGTTGTTCACGGCCATGACACCACTCTCCCTATCTCTCTTGACGAGATGCTTGTTCATTGCCGTGCTGTTGCTCGTGGCGCCAAAAGGCCGCTTCTCGTAGGTGACTTGCCCTTTGGGACTTACGAGTCTAGTTCTAACCAG GCGGTTGATACGGCAGTTAGGATTTTGAAGGAAGGAGGGATGGATGCGATTAAATTGGAAGGAGGGTCGCCATCGAGAATTACTGCTGCTAAAGCAATTGTTGAGGCTGGAATTGCTGTTATGGGACATGTAGGACTTACTCCTCAGGCTATTAGTGTTCTTGGAGGATTCAGGCCTCAAGGGAAAAACATTGCCAGTGCTGTAAAG GTTGTAGAAACTGCACTGGCTTTGCAAGAAGCAGGATGTTTCTCGGTAGTTTTAGAATGCGTGCCTGCTCCCGTGGCAGCTGCAGCAACTTCTGCTCTTAAAATCCCAACCATTGGCATTGGGGCAGGACCTTTTTGCAGTGGCCAG GTGCTAGTTTACCATGATCTATTGGGAATGATGCAACATCCACATCATGCCAAG GTTACTCCAAAGTTCTGTAAGCAGTATGCTCATGTTGGAGATGTCATCAACAAAGCTCTAGTTGAATACAAGGAAGAAGTGGCAAATGGTTCGTTCCCTGGTCCTGCCCACAGTCCATATAAAATTAGTGAAACTGAGATAAATGGTTTCATGAGCGAATTGCAAAAGTTAGGTTTGGACAAGGCAGCCGCTTCAACAGCTGCAGCAgctgagaaaattaaaatgtctGTATCAAGTAATGGTCCAGCAAATGATTGA